In Lactococcus sp. S-13, a single window of DNA contains:
- a CDS encoding Crp/Fnr family transcriptional regulator codes for MLNSIDFFQYISDKISWSKKVVPSKTTLLYEGDLSNKVYYIKKGALRMWNNDDGKDITFQFFFESQIVSSYESFYLNIPSKFSIESIEPTELLIIDKQQVYQLLNDYPEMNNYFIEQLSMRLITYTDYFLSRIKESPEKRYLSLLTQNSDLINRVPDYYIASFLGITPVSLSRIKKRIE; via the coding sequence ATGCTAAATTCAATCGATTTTTTTCAATATATTAGTGATAAAATATCATGGTCAAAAAAAGTGGTCCCTTCAAAGACAACATTACTTTATGAGGGTGACTTATCTAATAAAGTATATTATATTAAAAAAGGTGCATTAAGAATGTGGAATAATGATGATGGAAAGGATATTACGTTTCAGTTTTTCTTTGAAAGCCAAATCGTATCATCTTATGAGAGCTTTTATTTGAATATTCCCAGTAAATTTTCTATCGAATCAATTGAACCCACAGAATTATTAATCATTGATAAACAGCAGGTATATCAACTTTTAAATGACTACCCTGAAATGAACAACTATTTCATTGAACAACTGTCTATGAGGTTGATTACTTATACAGATTACTTTTTATCTAGAATTAAGGAGTCTCCTGAAAAAAGATATCTTTCACTTCTTACTCAAAATAGTGACTTAATAAATCGCGTACCTGATTATTATATTGCTTCATTTTTGGGTATTACTCCAGTATCTCTCAGTAGAATAAAAAAAAGAATAGAATAA
- a CDS encoding NAD(P)H-dependent oxidoreductase, with amino-acid sequence MKTLIIYNHPYEGSYNHAILESVISGIQKSNGEYEVIDLDKDNFNPVMTSEDLLGFVKHKAVDPAAIAYAERMREADHLVFIFPIWWELMPALTKGFIDKVIFPGLTYSYKKNGLSMESLLPKLKSTTVISTMNTPKIMYKLTYGNAIKKALIKGTFKKSGMKNVKWLSLNMVKMSKTEKRKKWLQKIEEKFSKKDKA; translated from the coding sequence ATGAAAACATTAATTATATATAATCATCCCTATGAAGGAAGCTATAACCATGCCATTCTTGAATCTGTTATTTCAGGAATCCAAAAATCCAATGGTGAGTATGAAGTTATAGACCTAGATAAAGATAACTTCAACCCAGTCATGACCTCAGAAGATTTATTAGGATTTGTAAAACACAAAGCAGTAGATCCAGCAGCCATCGCCTATGCAGAGAGAATGCGAGAAGCTGACCACTTAGTATTTATTTTTCCTATTTGGTGGGAATTGATGCCTGCCCTAACAAAAGGATTTATTGACAAAGTGATCTTCCCGGGATTAACTTATTCTTATAAAAAGAATGGGCTTAGTATGGAAAGTCTACTACCTAAGTTAAAATCCACAACAGTCATTTCAACTATGAATACGCCAAAAATAATGTATAAACTAACCTACGGAAACGCTATAAAGAAAGCTTTAATAAAAGGAACATTTAAAAAATCTGGAATGAAAAATGTAAAATGGCTTAGTTTAAATATGGTCAAAATGAGTAAGACAGAAAAAAGAAAAAAATGGCTCCAAAAAATCGAAGAAAAATTTTCTAAAAAAGACAAGGCATAA
- a CDS encoding type I toxin-antitoxin system Fst family toxin: MLLQLFVSVVAPIVVGVILELVKDWLKNRHKRH, translated from the coding sequence ATGCTTCTGCAACTGTTCGTATCAGTAGTCGCTCCTATTGTGGTTGGAGTAATCCTTGAGCTGGTCAAGGATTGGTTAAAAAACCGACATAAGCGCCATTAG
- a CDS encoding DUF6287 domain-containing protein, with the protein MMKKIIKFSILFLVVSVMLPLSACSGNKVEQGTDFNKNSRQVSTQKTQKNIDELPVRNWVGNYRLYNVPSSTSSLMFSGLSIQKEGKAAVYLNGAEIMANGQGDALIGKIKITRNKPNTFSDKKIWGYQTIKNTPIVGEDTPSPIEVTPNAYITITFTQEALDEINHKYGDNLTELSQTWISYESNNGENILTSGSEIPTVLIPKTTDNTYSSSVATEVSEKMNFDEISSGNYSSIEGTWENSQGETITISENTIEASAFKTLNGDAQATINGLSINIPSQNDAQGNPKVVEEDNIYKGEPVYSKTLEVAVDTGANPNASFNFLSLGTSSVNGISQIAFLPANKTPYNMQVEIGNDASTEDRIFLNMAQQPVVDVNNTYLKVN; encoded by the coding sequence ATGATGAAAAAAATAATTAAATTCAGTATTTTATTTTTGGTGGTCTCTGTAATGCTTCCTTTATCTGCATGTAGTGGCAATAAAGTTGAACAAGGTACAGATTTCAACAAAAATAGTAGACAAGTAAGCACGCAAAAAACTCAAAAAAATATAGATGAACTTCCAGTAAGAAACTGGGTTGGAAATTATCGGCTATATAATGTGCCTTCCTCAACTTCTTCATTGATGTTCAGTGGACTTTCAATACAAAAAGAAGGTAAAGCAGCAGTATATTTGAACGGTGCTGAAATTATGGCAAATGGACAAGGTGATGCATTAATTGGGAAAATAAAAATCACAAGAAATAAGCCAAATACTTTTTCGGATAAAAAGATTTGGGGATATCAAACTATAAAAAATACCCCGATAGTAGGAGAAGATACTCCATCCCCTATTGAAGTGACACCAAATGCCTATATTACAATTACATTTACGCAGGAAGCATTAGACGAGATTAATCATAAATATGGAGATAATCTAACTGAACTAAGTCAAACTTGGATTAGTTACGAATCAAATAATGGTGAAAATATCTTGACCAGCGGTAGTGAGATTCCAACCGTGTTGATTCCTAAAACTACGGATAATACGTATTCGAGTTCAGTTGCTACAGAAGTAAGTGAAAAAATGAATTTTGATGAAATATCAAGTGGAAATTATTCAAGCATTGAAGGAACTTGGGAAAATTCACAGGGAGAAACAATAACAATATCTGAAAATACAATTGAAGCAAGTGCTTTTAAAACCTTAAATGGAGATGCACAAGCAACAATTAACGGACTGTCCATTAATATTCCAAGTCAGAATGATGCACAAGGAAATCCGAAAGTTGTAGAAGAAGATAATATCTATAAAGGAGAGCCTGTTTACTCTAAAACCTTAGAAGTGGCTGTCGATACAGGGGCTAATCCTAATGCAAGTTTCAATTTTTTATCTTTGGGAACGAGTTCCGTAAACGGGATTTCACAGATTGCTTTTTTACCCGCTAATAAGACGCCTTATAATATGCAAGTTGAAATCGGAAATGATGCCTCAACAGAGGATAGAATATTTCTAAATATGGCACAGCAACCTGTTGTTGACGTAAACAACACCTACTTAAAAGTTAATTAG
- a CDS encoding type I toxin-antitoxin system Fst family toxin: MLLQIFVSVVAPIVVGVILELVKDWLKDRHKRH, from the coding sequence ATGCTTCTGCAAATCTTCGTATCAGTAGTCGCTCCTATTGTGGTTGGAGTAATCCTTGAGCTGGTCAAGGATTGGTTGAAAGACCGACATAAGCGCCATTAG
- a CDS encoding recombinase family protein, which yields MKIGYARVSTLEQKLEHQIEILKEAGAEKIFQEKFTGTTVERKQFNLVLQQLKSGDTLIVARMDRFARNTREALGIVQELFAQGIKVHILNIGLIDNTPTGQLIFTVFSAFAQFERDLIITRTQEGKTFAKLHDPNFKEGRPKKFSEEQIQFAFELKQQGMTYKMIERKTGISIATQKRRFMKALKDKAVDKES from the coding sequence ATGAAAATTGGCTATGCACGTGTTAGTACGTTGGAACAAAAATTAGAACATCAAATTGAAATTTTGAAAGAGGCAGGAGCTGAGAAAATTTTCCAAGAAAAATTTACAGGCACTACGGTTGAACGAAAGCAATTCAATCTTGTGCTGCAGCAATTAAAATCAGGGGATACTTTAATTGTCGCCAGAATGGATCGCTTTGCAAGAAACACTCGAGAAGCGCTAGGAATCGTTCAAGAGTTATTTGCTCAAGGCATCAAAGTTCATATTTTAAATATCGGACTCATTGATAATACACCAACAGGTCAACTAATTTTTACTGTTTTTAGTGCCTTTGCTCAATTTGAACGAGATCTCATCATAACGAGAACTCAAGAGGGGAAAACTTTTGCTAAACTTCATGATCCCAATTTTAAAGAGGGACGTCCAAAGAAATTTTCTGAAGAACAAATTCAATTTGCTTTTGAGCTAAAACAGCAAGGAATGACATACAAGATGATTGAGCGAAAAACAGGAATAAGTATCGCTACTCAAAAAAGACGATTTATGAAAGCTTTAAAAGATAAAGCGGTTGACAAAGAGTCTTGA
- a CDS encoding leucine-rich repeat domain-containing protein codes for MYINGGKFPNDRNQTYPWKVLKSQVKRLVFQSETWAAPDSRHMFEDMDQLETIEGLNYLRIDDVNNLEYWFSGMTNLKYVDISHFYTDHNSNLSTGNMFKGCVNLNTITLGKNFTFKYNPYLPLISKASGKYSGAWQQVETYGNPLNPQGPFMFNTSDKMYQQYDRAHMSGTYVWQPADITKK; via the coding sequence ATGTATATCAACGGTGGAAAATTCCCTAATGATAGAAATCAAACATACCCTTGGAAAGTGCTAAAGAGTCAAGTGAAGCGTTTGGTGTTCCAATCTGAAACGTGGGCAGCACCAGATAGTCGGCATATGTTTGAAGATATGGATCAATTGGAGACGATTGAGGGTCTTAACTATCTAAGGATAGATGATGTGAATAATTTAGAATATTGGTTCAGCGGGATGACCAATTTAAAATACGTAGATATTTCCCACTTCTACACCGACCATAATTCAAATTTAAGCACAGGAAATATGTTTAAGGGATGTGTAAATTTAAATACAATAACTTTGGGAAAGAATTTTACATTTAAGTATAATCCGTACCTCCCACTTATTAGCAAAGCCAGTGGTAAATATTCGGGGGCTTGGCAACAGGTTGAAACTTACGGGAATCCATTAAATCCTCAGGGACCTTTTATGTTTAACACTTCAGATAAAATGTACCAGCAATATGATAGAGCACATATGTCTGGGACTTATGTTTGGCAACCTGCGGATATTACTAAAAAATAA
- a CDS encoding IS6-like element IS1216 family transposase: MSHFKGKQFQQDVIIVAVGYYLRYNLSYREVQELLYDRGINVSHTTIYRWVQEYGKLLYQIWKKKNKKSFYSWKMDETYIKIKGKWHYLYRAIDADGLTLDIWLRKKRDTQAAYAFLKRLVKQFDEPKVVVTDKAPSITSAFKKLKEYGFYQGTEHRTIKYLNNLIEQDHRPVKRRNKFYRSLRTASPTIKGMEAIRGLYKKTRKEGTLFGFSVCTEIKVLLGIPA; the protein is encoded by the coding sequence TTGAGTCATTTTAAAGGAAAGCAATTTCAGCAGGATGTGATTATTGTAGCCGTGGGCTACTATCTTCGTTATAACCTTAGCTATCGTGAAGTTCAGGAATTGTTATATGATCGTGGCATTAACGTTTCTCATACGACGATTTATCGTTGGGTGCAAGAATATGGCAAACTACTCTATCAAATTTGGAAAAAGAAAAATAAAAAATCCTTTTATTCATGGAAAATGGATGAAACGTACATCAAAATTAAAGGAAAATGGCATTATTTGTATCGAGCCATCGATGCAGATGGTTTAACCTTGGATATTTGGTTACGTAAAAAACGGGACACACAAGCAGCCTATGCTTTTCTTAAGCGGTTAGTGAAGCAGTTTGATGAACCGAAGGTTGTAGTCACAGATAAAGCCCCCTCTATTACAAGTGCCTTTAAGAAACTAAAAGAATACGGCTTTTATCAAGGGACAGAACATCGTACCATTAAATACCTGAATAATTTGATTGAACAAGACCATCGTCCAGTAAAGAGACGCAATAAATTCTATCGAAGTTTACGCACTGCCTCACCCACGATTAAAGGTATGGAAGCCATCCGAGGATTATATAAGAAAACCCGAAAAGAAGGCACTCTCTTCGGGTTTTCGGTCTGTACTGAAATCAAGGTATTATTGGGAATCCCAGCTTAA
- the tet(S) gene encoding tetracycline resistance ribosomal protection protein Tet(S): MEEIKLKIINIGILAHVDAGKTTLTESLLYSSGAIKELGSVDSGTTKTDTMFLERQRGITIQTAITSFQRENVKVNIVDTPGHMDFLADVYRSLSVLDGAILLISAKDGVQSQTRILFHALRKMNIPIIFFINKIDQNGINLPDVYQDIKDKLSDDIIIKQTVNLNLKPYVIDYTEPEQWETVIVGNDYLLEKYTIGKTLNIAELEKEENERIQSCSLYPVYHGSAKNNIGIKQLIEVITSKLFSPTQLNSDKLCGNVFKVEYSDDGQRLVYVRLYSGTLHLRDSVNISEKEKIKVTEMYTSINGELRQIDKAEPGEIIILKNELLKLNNVLGDKKRLPHREILENPLPMLQTTIEPCKSVQREKLLDALFEISDSDPLLQYYVDTVTHEIVLSFLGEVQMEVTCTLIQEKYHIEIETRKPTVIYMERPLKKSEFTIDIEVPPNPFWASIGLSVTPLPLGSGIQYESLVSLGYLNQSFQNAVMEGIRYGCEQGLYGWKLTDCKICFKYGLYYSPVSTPADFRMLAPIVLEQAFRKSGTELLEPYLSFEIYVPQEYLSRAYNDASKYCANILNTKLKGNEVILIGEIPARCIQEYRNSLTFFTNGRSVCLTELKGYQVTNIKSAFQPRRPNNRIDKVRHMFNKINLH; encoded by the coding sequence ATGGAGGAAATAAAATTGAAAATTATTAATATCGGTATCTTAGCACATGTTGATGCAGGAAAAACTACTTTGACAGAAAGCTTACTATACAGTAGCGGAGCAATTAAAGAGTTAGGAAGTGTAGATAGCGGTACAACGAAAACGGATACTATGTTTTTGGAACGCCAGAGAGGTATTACTATTCAGACCGCAATAACATCTTTTCAACGGGAAAATGTTAAAGTAAATATTGTAGATACTCCTGGACACATGGATTTTTTGGCAGATGTATACCGTTCATTATCTGTTTTGGATGGAGCTATTTTGCTAATCTCTGCAAAAGATGGAGTACAGTCACAAACTCGTATACTATTCCATGCACTTAGAAAGATGAACATACCTATAATATTTTTTATTAACAAAATTGATCAAAATGGAATAAATTTGCCAGATGTTTATCAAGATATTAAGGACAAACTTTCTGACGACATCATAATTAAGCAGACTGTGAATCTAAATTTGAAACCTTATGTAATAGATTATACTGAACCAGAACAATGGGAGACAGTAATTGTGGGAAATGATTATTTATTAGAAAAATATACCATTGGGAAAACATTGAATATTGCAGAACTTGAAAAGGAGGAAAACGAAAGAATTCAAAGTTGCTCCTTATATCCTGTTTATCACGGAAGTGCAAAGAATAATATTGGAATTAAACAACTTATAGAGGTAATTACTAGCAAATTATTTTCACCCACACAACTCAATTCAGATAAACTTTGTGGAAATGTTTTTAAAGTAGAATATTCAGATGATGGTCAACGGCTTGTCTATGTACGTCTTTATAGTGGAACGCTACATTTGCGAGACTCAGTCAATATATCAGAAAAGGAAAAAATAAAAGTTACAGAAATGTATACTTCAATAAATGGAGAATTACGCCAGATAGATAAGGCAGAGCCTGGTGAGATTATTATTTTAAAAAATGAGCTTTTAAAACTAAATAACGTACTTGGAGATAAAAAAAGATTACCACATAGAGAAATTCTTGAGAATCCTCTTCCTATGTTACAAACAACAATTGAACCATGTAAATCAGTACAAAGAGAAAAGTTACTAGATGCACTTTTTGAAATATCCGATAGTGATCCCCTTCTACAATATTATGTAGATACAGTAACTCACGAAATTGTGCTATCTTTTTTAGGTGAGGTCCAAATGGAGGTAACTTGTACTCTGATTCAAGAAAAATATCATATTGAGATAGAAACAAGAAAACCAACTGTCATTTATATGGAAAGACCATTAAAAAAATCTGAATTTACCATTGATATCGAAGTACCTCCAAATCCTTTCTGGGCTTCTATTGGTTTATCTGTAACACCACTTCCTTTGGGTAGTGGCATTCAGTATGAGAGCCTGGTTTCTCTAGGTTATTTAAATCAATCATTTCAAAATGCAGTTATGGAAGGTATACGCTATGGGTGTGAACAAGGATTGTACGGTTGGAAATTAACAGACTGTAAGATCTGTTTTAAGTATGGTCTATATTACAGCCCTGTCAGTACGCCAGCAGATTTCCGAATGCTTGCGCCTATTGTACTAGAGCAGGCTTTTAGAAAGAGTGGTACAGAGTTATTAGAGCCATATCTTAGCTTCGAAATTTATGTACCACAAGAATATCTTTCGAGAGCATATAATGATGCTTCCAAATATTGTGCAAATATTTTAAATACTAAGTTAAAAGGTAACGAGGTCATTCTCATTGGTGAAATTCCAGCCCGTTGTATTCAAGAGTATCGAAACAGTTTAACTTTCTTTACAAATGGACGCAGTGTCTGTTTAACAGAGTTAAAAGGTTATCAGGTTACTAACATTAAGTCTGCTTTCCAACCACGTCGTCCAAATAATAGAATAGACAAAGTAAGGCATATGTTTAATAAAATCAACTTACATTGA
- a CDS encoding conjugal transfer protein: protein MISQNFIYSELVNPIIQKKEKQYLVKIAVRYLDNETKIENISQYQLTLEKKDNWKIIMNE, encoded by the coding sequence ATAATCAGTCAAAACTTTATTTACTCTGAGTTGGTGAATCCAATTATTCAGAAGAAAGAGAAACAGTATCTAGTAAAAATAGCCGTTCGATATTTAGACAATGAAACAAAGATTGAAAATATTTCCCAATACCAATTAACTTTAGAGAAGAAGGATAACTGGAAAATAATAATGAATGAATAA
- a CDS encoding IS6-like element IS1216 family transposase, whose product MNHFKGKQFQQDVIIVAVGYYLRYNLSYREVQEILYDRGINVSHTTIYRWVQEYGKLLYQIWKKKNKKSFYSWKMDETYIKIKGKWHYLYRAIDADGLTLDIWLRKKRDTQAAYAFLKRLVKQFDEPKVVVTDKAPSITSAFKKLKEYGFYQGTEHRTIKYLNNLIEQDHRPVKRRNKFYRSLRTASTTIKGMEAIRGLYKKTRKEGTLFGFSVCTEIKVLLGIPA is encoded by the coding sequence ATGAATCATTTTAAAGGAAAGCAATTTCAGCAGGATGTGATTATTGTAGCCGTGGGCTACTATCTTCGTTATAACCTTAGCTATCGTGAAGTTCAAGAAATCTTATATGATCGTGGCATTAACGTTTCTCATACGACGATTTATCGTTGGGTGCAAGAATATGGCAAACTACTCTATCAAATTTGGAAAAAGAAAAATAAAAAATCCTTTTATTCATGGAAAATGGATGAAACGTACATCAAAATTAAAGGAAAATGGCATTATTTGTATCGAGCCATCGATGCAGATGGTTTAACCTTGGATATTTGGTTACGTAAAAAACGGGACACACAAGCAGCCTATGCTTTTCTTAAGCGGTTAGTGAAGCAGTTTGATGAACCGAAGGTTGTAGTCACAGATAAAGCCCCCTCTATTACAAGTGCCTTTAAGAAACTAAAAGAATACGGCTTTTATCAAGGGACAGAACATCGTACCATTAAATACCTGAATAATTTGATTGAACAAGACCATCGTCCAGTAAAGAGACGCAATAAATTCTATCGAAGTTTACGCACTGCCTCTACCACGATTAAAGGTATGGAAGCCATCCGAGGATTATATAAGAAAACCCGAAAAGAAGGCACTCTCTTCGGGTTTTCGGTCTGTACTGAAATCAAGGTATTATTGGGAATCCCAGCTTAA
- the tet(L) gene encoding tetracycline efflux MFS transporter Tet(L), whose product MNTSYSQSNLRHNQILIWLCILSFFSVLNEMVLNVSLPDIANDFNKPPASTNWVNTAFMLTFSIGTAVYGKLSDQLGIKRLLLFGIIINCFGSLIGFVGHSFFSLLIMARFIQGAGAAAFPALVMVVVARYIPKENRGKAFGLIGSIVAMGEGVGPAIGGMIAHYIHWSYLLLIPMITIITVPFLMKLLKKEVRIKGHFDIKGIILMSVGIVFFMLFTTSYSISFLIVSVLSFLIFVKHIRKVTDPFVDPGLGKNIPFMIGVLCGGIIFGTVAGFVSMVPYMMKDVHQLSTAEIGSVIIFPGTMSVIIFGYIGGILVDRRGPLYVLNIGVTFLSVSFLTASFLLETTSWFMTIIIVFVLGGLSFTKTVISTIVSSSLKQQEAGAGMSLLNFTSFLSEGTGIAIVGGLLSIPLLDQRLLPMEVDQSTYLYSNLLLLFSGIIVISWLVTLNVYKHSQRDF is encoded by the coding sequence GTGAATACATCCTATTCACAATCGAATTTACGACACAACCAAATTTTAATTTGGCTTTGCATTTTATCTTTTTTTAGCGTATTAAATGAAATGGTTTTGAACGTCTCATTACCTGATATTGCAAATGATTTTAATAAACCACCTGCGAGTACAAACTGGGTGAACACAGCCTTTATGTTAACCTTTTCCATTGGAACAGCTGTATATGGAAAGCTATCTGATCAATTAGGCATCAAAAGGTTACTCCTATTTGGAATTATAATAAATTGTTTCGGGTCGTTAATTGGGTTTGTTGGCCATTCTTTCTTTTCCTTACTTATTATGGCTCGTTTTATTCAAGGGGCTGGTGCAGCTGCATTTCCAGCACTCGTAATGGTTGTAGTTGCGCGCTATATTCCAAAGGAAAATAGGGGTAAAGCATTTGGTCTTATTGGATCGATAGTAGCCATGGGAGAAGGAGTCGGTCCAGCGATTGGTGGAATGATAGCCCATTATATTCATTGGTCCTATCTTCTACTCATTCCTATGATAACAATTATCACTGTTCCGTTTCTTATGAAATTATTAAAGAAAGAAGTAAGGATAAAAGGTCATTTTGATATCAAAGGAATTATACTAATGTCTGTAGGCATTGTATTTTTTATGTTGTTTACAACATCATATAGCATTTCTTTTCTTATCGTTAGCGTGCTGTCATTCCTGATATTTGTAAAACATATCAGGAAAGTAACAGATCCTTTTGTTGATCCCGGATTAGGGAAAAATATACCTTTTATGATTGGAGTTCTTTGTGGGGGAATTATATTTGGAACAGTAGCAGGGTTTGTCTCTATGGTTCCTTATATGATGAAAGATGTTCACCAGCTAAGTACTGCCGAAATCGGAAGTGTAATTATTTTCCCTGGAACAATGAGTGTCATTATTTTCGGCTACATTGGTGGGATACTTGTTGATAGAAGAGGTCCTTTATACGTGTTAAACATCGGAGTTACATTTCTTTCTGTTAGCTTTTTAACTGCTTCCTTTCTTTTAGAAACAACATCATGGTTCATGACAATTATAATCGTATTTGTTTTAGGTGGGCTTTCGTTCACCAAAACAGTTATATCAACAATTGTTTCAAGTAGCTTGAAACAGCAGGAAGCTGGTGCTGGAATGAGTTTGCTTAACTTTACCAGCTTTTTATCAGAGGGAACAGGTATTGCAATTGTAGGTGGTTTATTATCCATACCCTTACTTGATCAAAGGTTGTTACCTATGGAAGTTGATCAGTCAACTTATCTGTATAGTAATTTGTTATTACTTTTTTCAGGAATCATTGTCATTAGTTGGCTGGTTACCTTGAATGTATATAAACATTCTCAAAGGGATTTCTAA
- the mobV gene encoding MobV family relaxase, whose protein sequence is MSYAVCRMQKVKSAGLKGMQFHNQRERKSRTNDDIDHERTRENYDLKNDKNIDYNERVKEIIESQKTGTRKTRKDAVLVNELLVTSDRDFFEQLDPGEQKRFFEESYKLFSERYGKQNIAYATVHNDEQTPHMHLGVVPMRDGKLQGKNVFNRQELLWLQDKFPEHMKKQGFELKRGERGSDRKHIETAKFKKQTLEKEIDFLEKNLAVKKDEWTAYSDKVKSDLEVPAKRHMKSVEVPTGEKSMFGLGKEIMKTEKKPTKNVVISERDYKNLVTAARDNDRLKQHVRNLMSTDMAREYKKLSKEHGQVKEKYSGLVERFNENVNDYNELLEENKSLKSKISDLKRDVSLIYESTKEFLKERTDGLKAFKNVFKGFVDKVKDKTAQFQEKHDLEPKKNEFELTHNREVKKERSRDQGMSL, encoded by the coding sequence ATGAGTTATGCAGTTTGTAGAATGCAAAAAGTGAAATCAGCTGGACTAAAAGGCATGCAATTTCATAATCAAAGAGAGCGAAAAAGTAGAACGAATGATGATATTGACCATGAGCGAACACGTGAAAATTATGATTTGAAAAATGATAAAAATATTGATTACAACGAACGTGTCAAAGAAATTATTGAATCACAAAAAACAGGTACAAGAAAAACGAGGAAAGATGCTGTTCTTGTAAATGAGTTGCTAGTAACATCTGACCGAGATTTTTTTGAGCAACTGGATCCAGGAGAACAAAAACGATTTTTTGAGGAAAGTTATAAATTATTTTCCGAACGATATGGCAAGCAAAATATTGCTTATGCAACAGTTCATAATGATGAGCAAACCCCTCACATGCATTTAGGTGTTGTGCCTATGCGTGATGGAAAACTGCAAGGAAAAAATGTGTTTAATCGTCAAGAACTGTTATGGCTACAAGATAAATTCCCCGAGCATATGAAAAAACAGGGTTTTGAGTTGAAGCGTGGTGAACGTGGCTCTGACCGTAAACATATTGAGACAGCTAAATTTAAAAAACAAACTTTGGAAAAAGAGATTGATTTTCTAGAAAAAAATTTAGCAGTTAAAAAAGATGAATGGACTGCTTATAGCGATAAAGTTAAATCAGATTTAGAAGTACCAGCGAAACGACACATGAAAAGTGTTGAAGTGCCAACGGGTGAAAAGTCCATGTTTGGTTTGGGAAAAGAAATAATGAAAACAGAAAAGAAACCAACCAAAAATGTTGTTATATCGGAGCGTGATTATAAAAACTTAGTGACTGCTGCGAGAGATAACGATAGGTTAAAACAGCATGTTAGAAATCTCATGAGTACTGATATGGCGAGAGAATATAAAAAATTAAGTAAAGAACATGGGCAAGTTAAAGAAAAATATAGTGGTCTTGTAGAGCGATTTAATGAAAATGTAAATGATTATAATGAGTTGCTTGAAGAAAACAAGTCTTTAAAGTCTAAAATAAGCGATTTAAAGCGTGATGTGAGTTTAATCTATGAAAGCACTAAGGAATTCCTTAAGGAACGTACAGACGGCTTAAAAGCCTTTAAAAACGTTTTTAAGGGGTTTGTAGACAAGGTAAAGGATAAAACAGCACAATTCCAAGAAAAACACGATTTAGAACCTAAAAAGAACGAATTTGAACTAACTCATAACCGAGAGGTAAAAAAAGAACGAAGTCGAGATCAGGGAATGAGTTTATAA
- a CDS encoding protein rep — protein MCNWRRAMKHGIQSQKVVAEVIKQKPTVRWLFLTLTVKNVYDGEELNKSLSDMAQGFRRMMQYKKINKNLVGFMRATEVTINNKDNSYNQHMHS, from the coding sequence ATGTGCAACTGGAGGAGAGCAATGAAACATGGCATTCAGTCACAAAAGGTTGTTGCTGAAGTTATTAAACAAAAGCCAACAGTTCGTTGGTTGTTTCTCACATTAACAGTTAAAAATGTTTATGATGGCGAAGAATTAAATAAGAGTTTGTCAGATATGGCTCAAGGATTTCGCCGAATGATGCAATATAAAAAAATTAATAAAAATCTTGTTGGTTTTATGCGTGCAACGGAAGTGACAATAAATAATAAAGATAATTCTTATAATCAGCACATGCATTCTTAA